In one window of Chelmon rostratus isolate fCheRos1 chromosome 19, fCheRos1.pri, whole genome shotgun sequence DNA:
- the si:ch211-282j22.3 gene encoding ER degradation-enhancing alpha-mannosidase-like protein 3: protein MFCPRRDYMGRLGNKVCWELVRAPGTGMMLKTLLITSLLGWAKCQESQSMTPEERTVIRDQIIEMFDHAYGSYMKYAYPADELMPLSCRGRVRGQEPNRGDIDDSLGKFSLTLIDTLDTLVVLNKLDEFEDAVRKVVRDVRLDNDVVVSVFETNIRVLGGLLGAHVMADLLRQRGERMQWYQDELLHMAKELGHRLLPAFNTTSGLPYPKVNLRYGVLNPLSRTGTESDTCTACAGTMILEFAALSRLSGESVFEANARKALDVLWERRQRGSDLVGTVINIHNEEWVRRDSGVGAGIDSYYEYLMKAYILLGDNVFLERFNIHYSAIMKYISQPPLLLNVHMHNPTVSVRSWMDSLLAFFPGLQVLRGDLKPAIETHEMLYQVTKQHKFLPEAFTTEFRVHWGQHLLRPEFAESTYYLYKATGDPYYLRVGQSIVEKLNAYARVPCGFAAVQDVRTGTHEDRMDSFFLAEMFKYLYLLFSEKSELPIDIDDYIFTTEAHLLPVSLSTTKPPCQGNNTETVPVSQEEDLFTHSCPSMETLFPNNPSFAKTIRDGYKYLTGVGRAFHPSPVREIELPLHDNGMEPVEFLKSMGISLTPLNEVMAGSTRSQKEHKGVYRVKLVAEVSQTPEEEEVVPHVVQLISPPFLGRMVLTAGPAKFGMDLTKQEHGVKGSIAKASPYTACGPVDNAVELKGHIALALRGDCMFAAKARRLQEAGAIGVIFIDHREGSNSEETPLFQMVGDGDSTEDITLPLVFLFSREGAVLTAALEEHHNVDVLLLPKERQLGHDKTEKPVGMNIKLRLAEEGELEDGAARGPTLEFVLEKEEALLKEEEEEELRGQSQQQHFCTKAAENDRTEPCSAGSSQTPNSDSGPDTNP, encoded by the exons AAATATGCCTATCCAGCAGATGAGCTGatgcctctgagctgcaggggGAGAGTGCGTGGCCAGGAGCCCAATAGAGGGGACATAGATGACTCCTTGGGGAA GTTTTCTCTGACACTCATTGACACCCTTGATACCCTGGTG GTGTTAAACAAGCTTGATGAGTTTGAGGACGCAGTGCGGAAGGTGGTGAGGGATGTGCGCCTGGACAACGATGTGGTGGTGTCTGTATTTGAGACCAACATCAGAGTTTTAGG AGGGCTTTTGGGAGCCCACGTGATGGCTGACCTGCTCCGGCAGCGTGGGGAGAGGATGCAGTGGTATCAAGATGAGCTCCTACACATGGCCAAAGAGCTGGGCCATCGACTGCTGCCTGCCTTTAACACCACAAGTGGCCTTCCCTATCCAAAG GTGAATCTACGGTACGGAGTCCTAAACCCACTTTCACGCACAGGCACTGAATCGGACACCTGCACAGCATGTGCTGGAACAATGATCCTCGAGTTTGCTGCCCTCAGCAGACTGTCAGGAGAGTCTGTGTTTGAG GCAAATGCACGGAAGGCTCTGGACGTCCTctgggagaggagacagagaggaagtgacTTGGTGGGGACTGTCATTAATATCCATAATGAAGAATGGGTCCGGCGGG acagtGGCGTTGGTGCTGGTATCGACTCATACTATGAATATCTGATGAAGGCCTACATCCTTCTAGGAGACAATGTGTTTCTGGAGAGGTTCAACATT CACTACAGTGCCATTATGAAGTACATCAGTCAGCCTCCCCTGCTGCTCAATGTACACATGCACAACCCCACTGTGAGCGTGCGCAGCTGGATGGACTCTCTCCTGGCATTCTTCCCTGGCTTGCAG gTTTTGAGAGGAGATCTGAAACCAGCTATAGAGACTCATGAAATGCTTTACCAAGTCACCAAACAGCACAAGTTTCTTCCAGAG GCTTTCACTACAGAGTTTAGAGTCCACTGGGGACAACACCTGCTGAGACCAGAGTTTGCAGAAAGCACCTACTACCTCTATaag GCCACTGGCGACCCCTACTACCTCAGAGTGGGACAGTCCATCGTGGAAAAGCTCAATGCCTACGCCAGGGTGCCTTGCGGGTTTGCTGCCGTGCAAGATGTCCGCACTGGGACACATGAAGACAG gatgGACTCATTCTTTCTGGCTGAGATGTTTAAATATCTGTACCTGCTGTTCTCGGAGAAGAGCGAGCTGCCCATCGATATTGACGACTATATCTTCACCACAGAGGCTCACCTTCTCCCTGTATCTCTCTCCACCACCAAGCCGCCCTGTCAAGGCAACAATACA GAGACTGTTCCTGTCTCTCAAGAGGAAGATCTGTTCACACACTCCTGCCCCAGCATGGAGACGTTGTTCCCCAACAACCCTTCATTTGCCAAAACCATCCGGGACGGCTACAAGTACCTCACTGGGGTGGGACGAGCCTTCCACCCCTCACCTGTCAG GGAAATTGAACTACCCCTCCATGATAATGGCATGGAGCCAGTAGAGTTCTTGAAAAGCATGGGCATTTCTCTCACTCCACTGAATGAGGTCATGGCAGGAAGCACCAGAAGTCAGAAG GAGCATAAAGGAGTGTACCGGGTAAAACTCGTGGCTGAGGTAAGCCAGAcaccggaggaggaggaggtggtgccTCATGTCGTTCAGCTCATATCTCCCCCATTTCTGGGCAGGATGGTCCTCACAGCAGGACCTGCCAAGTTCGGAATGGACCTCACCAAGCAGGAGCACGGG GTGAAGGGCAGCATAGCGAAAGCCTCCCCCTACACTGCATGTGGGCCAGTAGATAATGCAGTGGAGCTTAAAGGCCATATCGCTCTGGCACTGCGTGGTGACTGCATGTTCGCTGCAAAGGCTCGTCGGCTGCAGGAGGCAGGAGCCATAGGAGTCATCTTTATAG ACCACCGTGAGGGAAGTAATAGTGAAGAGACTCCCCTCTTCCAGATGGTTGGAGATGGGGACTCcactgaagacatcaccttgcCTTTGGTCTTCCTGTTCAGCCGCGAGGGTGCCGTCCTCACAGCTGCTCTGGAGGAACATCACAATGTGgacgtgctgctgctgcccaaaGAGAGACAGCTGGGACATG ATAAGACGGAAAAACCTGTCGGCATGAACATCAAACTCCGCCTGGCAGAGGAAGGGGAGCTGGAGGATGGAGCAGCCAGAGGGCCCACCTTGGAGTTTGTCttggagaaagaggaggcacTTCttaaggaagaggaggaagaggagctcagAGGACagtcgcagcagcagcacttctgCACAAAGGCGGCAGAGAATGACAGAACTGAACCATGCTCAGCCGGTTCATCTCAAACCCCAAATTCTGACAGTGGACCAGACACAAACCCTTGA